In the Bordetella genomosp. 10 genome, one interval contains:
- the fmdA gene encoding formamidase produces MPDTLIKVDLAQSPYENENIHNRWHPDIPIAVWVKPGDDFVLETYDWTGGAIKNDDSADDVRDVDLSTVHFLSGPVGVEGAEPGDLLVVDFLDIGAKPDSLWGFNGFFSKKNGGGFLTEHFPQAQKSIWDFHGMYTSSRHIPGVNFAGLIHPGLIGCLPDQALLENWNKREQALIDTDPGRVPPLANPPAPKTAHMGKLSGAARDKAAAEGARTVPPREHGGNCDIKDLSRGSRVFFPVYVKGGGLSVGDLHFSQGDGEITFCGAIEMAGWIHMRVNLIKGGMAKYAIRNPIFKPSPITPNYKDYLIFEGISVDEKGSQHYLDVHIAYRQACLNAIEYLKKFGYSGAQAYSILGTAPVQGHISGVVDIPNACATLWLPTEIFDFDIQPSAGGPVKAVSGGVDMPLSPDL; encoded by the coding sequence ATGCCCGATACCCTGATCAAAGTCGACCTGGCCCAGTCGCCCTACGAGAACGAGAACATCCATAACCGCTGGCATCCCGACATCCCCATCGCGGTGTGGGTCAAGCCCGGCGACGATTTCGTGCTGGAAACCTATGACTGGACGGGCGGCGCCATCAAGAACGACGACAGCGCGGACGACGTGCGCGACGTCGACCTGTCGACCGTGCATTTCCTGTCCGGTCCGGTGGGCGTGGAAGGCGCCGAACCGGGCGATCTGCTGGTGGTCGATTTCCTCGACATCGGCGCCAAGCCGGACAGCTTGTGGGGCTTCAACGGTTTCTTCAGCAAGAAGAACGGCGGCGGCTTCCTGACCGAGCATTTTCCCCAGGCGCAGAAATCCATCTGGGATTTCCATGGCATGTACACCAGCTCGCGTCATATTCCCGGCGTGAACTTCGCCGGCCTGATCCATCCGGGGCTGATCGGCTGCCTGCCCGACCAGGCGCTGCTCGAGAACTGGAACAAGCGCGAGCAGGCGCTGATCGACACCGATCCCGGCCGCGTGCCGCCGCTGGCCAATCCGCCCGCGCCGAAGACGGCGCACATGGGCAAGCTGTCCGGCGCGGCGCGCGACAAGGCAGCCGCCGAGGGCGCGCGCACGGTGCCGCCGCGCGAGCACGGCGGCAATTGCGATATCAAGGACCTGTCGCGCGGTTCGCGCGTCTTCTTTCCCGTCTACGTGAAGGGCGGCGGCCTGTCGGTGGGCGACCTGCACTTTTCGCAGGGGGACGGCGAGATCACGTTCTGCGGCGCCATCGAAATGGCCGGCTGGATCCATATGCGGGTCAACCTGATCAAGGGCGGCATGGCGAAGTATGCGATCCGCAACCCCATCTTCAAGCCGAGTCCGATTACGCCGAATTACAAGGATTACCTGATCTTCGAAGGCATTTCCGTCGATGAGAAGGGCAGCCAGCATTATCTCGACGTGCACATCGCCTACCGCCAGGCCTGCCTCAACGCCATCGAATACCTGAAGAAGTTCGGCTACTCCGGCGCCCAGGCCTATTCCATCCTGGGCACGGCGCCGGTGCAGGGCCATATCAGCGGCGTGGTGGATATTCCCAATGCGTGCGCCACGCTGTGGCTGCCGACCGAAATCTTCGATTTCGACATCCAGCCTTCGGCCGGCGGGCCGGTCAAGGCGGTCAGCGGCGGGGTCGACATGCCCCTCTCGCCGGATCTCTGA
- the urtE gene encoding urea ABC transporter ATP-binding subunit UrtE → MFTVSGLQSGYGQSRVIHGVDLAIAKGEIVAVMGRNGMGKTTLFKTMMGVLPAMGGKVEVDGQDITRMESFQRVRAGVAYVPQGRMIFPTLTVEENIRTGLRGRALRDPVPEEIFSLFPVLHEMRRRRGGDLSGGQQQQLAIARALVTGPKVLMLDEPTEGIQPSIIKDIARTLLEIRKLKDLAIVVSEQVLSFTMQIADRLIVIDKGRFVHENRRDEVDEQTISRYLSV, encoded by the coding sequence ATGTTCACCGTATCGGGACTGCAATCCGGGTATGGCCAGAGCCGTGTGATCCACGGCGTCGACCTCGCCATCGCCAAGGGCGAGATCGTGGCCGTGATGGGCCGCAACGGCATGGGCAAGACCACGCTGTTCAAGACCATGATGGGCGTGCTGCCCGCGATGGGAGGCAAGGTGGAGGTCGACGGCCAGGACATCACCCGCATGGAGAGTTTCCAGCGGGTGCGCGCCGGCGTCGCCTACGTGCCGCAGGGCCGCATGATCTTTCCCACGCTGACGGTGGAGGAGAACATCCGCACCGGCCTGCGCGGCCGCGCCTTGCGCGATCCGGTGCCCGAGGAAATCTTCTCGCTGTTCCCGGTGCTGCACGAGATGCGGCGTCGGCGCGGCGGCGACCTGTCCGGCGGCCAGCAGCAGCAACTGGCCATCGCCCGCGCCCTGGTGACCGGGCCCAAGGTATTGATGCTGGACGAGCCGACCGAAGGCATCCAGCCGTCCATCATCAAGGACATCGCGCGCACGCTGCTGGAAATCCGCAAGCTGAAGGACCTGGCCATCGTGGTGTCCGAGCAGGTGCTCAGTTTCACCATGCAGATCGCCGACCGCCTGATCGTCATCGACAAGGGACGCTTCGTGCACGAGAACAGGCGGGACGAGGTCGACGAGCAGACCATCAGCCGCTACCTGTCCGTATAG
- the urtD gene encoding urea ABC transporter ATP-binding protein UrtD, producing MKPPILDNTVVPAQEFALYVEGLTVSFNGFTAVNDLNLYVDKGELRVVIGPNGAGKTTVLDLICGRTKATSGSIRFKDVELTRMAEHQIVRAGVGRKFQTPSIYETLTVRENLEVSFPRGRGVFGAMVFRLTADVIERVERVAEEIFLQDMLDKSAELLSHGQKQWLEIGMLLMQEPELMMLDEPVAGMSVSEREKTADLLNRISRDRSMIVIEHDMEFVKNIAHKVTVLHQGKVLAEGSMDKVQNDPRVIEVYLGH from the coding sequence ATGAAGCCGCCCATTCTCGACAACACGGTCGTTCCCGCGCAGGAGTTCGCGCTCTACGTGGAAGGCCTGACGGTGTCCTTCAACGGGTTCACCGCCGTCAACGACCTCAATCTCTATGTGGACAAGGGCGAACTGCGGGTCGTCATCGGCCCCAACGGCGCCGGCAAGACCACCGTGCTGGACCTGATCTGCGGACGCACCAAGGCCACCTCGGGCTCGATCCGTTTCAAGGACGTGGAATTGACCAGGATGGCCGAGCACCAGATCGTGCGCGCCGGCGTCGGCCGCAAGTTCCAGACGCCCTCCATCTACGAAACGCTGACGGTGCGGGAGAACCTGGAGGTGTCCTTTCCGCGCGGGCGCGGCGTGTTCGGCGCGATGGTGTTTCGCCTGACCGCCGACGTGATCGAGCGGGTGGAGCGCGTGGCCGAGGAAATCTTCCTCCAGGACATGCTGGACAAGTCGGCGGAGCTGCTGTCGCACGGACAGAAGCAGTGGCTGGAGATCGGCATGCTGCTGATGCAGGAGCCGGAACTGATGATGCTGGACGAGCCCGTGGCCGGGATGAGCGTTTCCGAGCGCGAGAAGACCGCCGACCTGCTCAACCGCATCAGCCGCGACCGCTCCATGATCGTCATCGAGCATGACATGGAGTTCGTCAAGAACATCGCGCACAAGGTGACGGTGCTGCACCAGGGCAAGGTCCTGGCCGAGGGGTCGATGGACAAGGTGCAGAACGACCCGCGGGTGATCGAAGTGTATTTGGGACATTGA
- the urtC gene encoding urea ABC transporter permease subunit UrtC produces MKTLYKNVLGGREGLVGIAVLAALVFVLFPLLLDSFRLNLVGKYLTYAFVALGLVLCWGYGGILSLGQGVFFGLGGYCMAMFLKLEASSVEATRIQSTPGIPDFMDWNQVTALPWFWAPFKSFVFTLFAVPIVPALLALVLGAAMFKRRVGDTYFAIVTQAVALILSVLIIGQQGYTGGVNGITDLRTLLGWDIRGDSARVVLYFVNAALLFACLLFGRFLLSSKLGKLLMAMRDKEERVRFSGYDVSSFKVFVFCVAAVFSAIGGAMFTLQVGFMSPSFVGIVPSIEMVIFAAVGGRLSLLGAVYGTLLVNFGKSYFSESFPQLWLFLMGGLFIAVVMAFPNGLAGLYAQYVKPRLVKPRLGPGAQAAAAGKGSPAAGPALDPVVAPAAPANPAKSAPGNTEAA; encoded by the coding sequence GTGAAAACCCTGTACAAGAACGTCCTCGGCGGCCGCGAAGGCCTGGTCGGCATCGCCGTCCTGGCGGCGCTGGTCTTCGTCCTCTTTCCGCTCCTGCTGGACAGCTTCCGGCTCAACCTGGTCGGCAAGTACCTGACCTACGCTTTCGTCGCCCTGGGGCTGGTGCTGTGCTGGGGCTACGGCGGCATCCTCAGCCTGGGACAGGGCGTGTTCTTCGGCCTGGGCGGCTACTGCATGGCCATGTTCCTCAAGCTGGAGGCCTCCAGCGTGGAAGCCACCAGGATCCAGTCCACGCCCGGCATTCCGGACTTCATGGACTGGAACCAGGTCACGGCGCTGCCGTGGTTCTGGGCGCCGTTCAAGAGCTTCGTCTTCACGCTGTTCGCCGTGCCCATCGTGCCGGCGCTGCTGGCGCTGGTGCTGGGCGCGGCCATGTTCAAGCGGCGCGTGGGGGACACCTACTTCGCCATCGTGACCCAGGCCGTGGCGTTGATCCTGTCGGTGCTGATCATCGGCCAGCAGGGCTACACCGGCGGCGTCAACGGCATCACGGACCTGCGCACGCTGCTGGGCTGGGACATCCGCGGCGATTCGGCGCGCGTCGTCCTGTACTTCGTCAACGCGGCGCTGCTGTTCGCCTGCCTCCTGTTCGGCCGTTTCCTGCTGTCTTCCAAGCTGGGCAAGCTGCTGATGGCGATGCGCGACAAGGAGGAGCGGGTGCGTTTCTCCGGCTACGACGTGTCCAGCTTCAAGGTGTTCGTGTTCTGCGTGGCGGCGGTGTTCTCGGCCATCGGCGGGGCCATGTTCACGCTGCAGGTGGGTTTCATGTCGCCGTCCTTCGTCGGCATCGTGCCGTCCATCGAAATGGTGATCTTCGCCGCGGTCGGCGGCCGGCTGTCCCTGCTGGGCGCGGTCTACGGCACCCTGCTGGTGAACTTCGGCAAGAGCTATTTCTCGGAAAGCTTCCCGCAACTGTGGCTGTTCCTGATGGGCGGCCTCTTCATCGCCGTGGTGATGGCTTTTCCCAACGGCCTGGCCGGCCTCTACGCGCAATACGTGAAGCCGCGCCTGGTAAAGCCGCGCCTGGGCCCTGGCGCGCAAGCCGCCGCGGCCGGGAAGGGCAGTCCCGCGGCCGGCCCGGCCCTCGACCCGGTCGTCGCGCCCGCCGCCCCGGCCAACCCCGCCAAGTCCGCTCCCGGCAATACGGAGGCCGCATGA
- the urtB gene encoding urea ABC transporter permease subunit UrtB: MESFSDLGAILLMQGFNGLSVFSVLLLMALGLAIIFGQMGVINMAHGEFLAVGAYTTYLFSELTRQYLPSLMPYYFFAAIAAAFAVAFVLGWLVEWLLIRHLYHRPLDTLLATWGLSLVMQQALRSIFGPREVSPALPEWLMGSVQPLPGVDIPVNGLTVMLITLVLTCGLLLALFRSTWGLHVRATVQNRVMSGSVGIDTKRVDRVTFALGCGIAGIAGAAFTTIGSTGPTSGSLYIVDTFLTVVFGGAASLYGTIASAFVIAQTQSVSEFFLTGSMAKVLTLSAVVVILMLRPQGLFSIKVRK; encoded by the coding sequence ATGGAATCCTTCTCGGACCTGGGCGCCATTCTCCTGATGCAGGGCTTCAATGGCCTGTCCGTCTTCAGCGTCCTGCTTCTCATGGCCCTGGGGCTGGCGATCATTTTCGGCCAGATGGGGGTCATCAACATGGCGCACGGGGAATTCCTCGCCGTCGGCGCCTACACCACCTACCTGTTCTCGGAACTGACGCGGCAATACCTGCCGTCGCTCATGCCTTACTACTTCTTCGCCGCCATCGCGGCGGCCTTCGCCGTCGCCTTCGTCCTGGGCTGGCTGGTGGAGTGGCTGTTGATCCGCCACCTGTACCACCGCCCGCTGGACACGCTGCTGGCGACCTGGGGGCTGTCATTGGTGATGCAGCAGGCGCTGCGCTCCATCTTCGGTCCGCGCGAAGTCAGTCCGGCGTTGCCGGAATGGCTGATGGGCTCGGTGCAGCCCTTGCCGGGCGTCGATATCCCGGTCAACGGGCTGACGGTGATGCTCATCACCCTGGTCCTGACCTGCGGCCTGCTGCTGGCCCTGTTCCGCTCGACCTGGGGCCTGCACGTGCGCGCCACGGTGCAGAACCGCGTGATGAGCGGCTCGGTGGGCATCGACACCAAGCGGGTGGACCGCGTGACGTTCGCCCTGGGCTGCGGCATCGCCGGCATCGCCGGCGCGGCCTTCACCACCATCGGGTCCACCGGCCCGACCAGTGGTTCGCTGTACATCGTCGATACCTTCCTGACCGTCGTGTTCGGCGGCGCCGCCAGCCTGTACGGCACCATCGCCTCGGCCTTCGTCATCGCCCAGACCCAATCCGTGTCGGAATTCTTCCTGACCGGCTCCATGGCCAAGGTGCTGACCCTGTCGGCGGTGGTCGTCATCCTGATGCTGCGTCCGCAAGGCTTGTTCTCGATCAAGGTCCGCAAGTAG
- the urtA gene encoding urea ABC transporter substrate-binding protein: MSRKPPFQNDPVSPSRRRAALALASLPLLGVPAFSRAAGPATAAVNTTGLAVTDTEVTVGQLHSATGTMAISETGSIQAERLAIEQINAAGGILGRQIRIIQEDGASDWPTFAEKARKLLVSDKVATVFGCWTSASRKAVLPVFEKENGLLYYPTFYEGLEQSKNVFYTGQEATQQILASLNWLHEEKKARTFYLVGSDYIWPRTSNKIARKHIENVLKGEVVGEEYYPLGHTQFGSLINKIKLKKPDVVFADVVGGSNVSFYKQLKAAGVTSDKQKLLTISVTEDELLGIGGENAEGFYSCMKYFQSLDNPNNKKFVAAFKAKYGPNAVIGDVTQAAYLGPWLWKMAVEKAGSFDVDKVVAAAPNQEFKEAPEGYVKVDPNHHLWSRTRVGQIRKDGQFDVVFETKDLIKPDPFPKGYQ, translated from the coding sequence ATGTCCCGCAAACCCCCTTTCCAAAACGACCCCGTGTCGCCTTCGCGCCGGCGCGCGGCCCTGGCGCTGGCCTCGCTGCCGCTGCTGGGGGTGCCCGCCTTCAGCCGCGCCGCCGGACCGGCCACGGCGGCCGTCAATACCACGGGGCTGGCCGTCACCGACACCGAGGTGACCGTGGGCCAACTGCACTCGGCCACCGGGACCATGGCCATCAGCGAGACCGGCTCGATCCAGGCCGAGCGCCTGGCGATCGAGCAGATCAACGCCGCCGGCGGCATCCTGGGCCGCCAGATCAGGATCATCCAGGAAGACGGCGCGTCGGACTGGCCGACCTTCGCCGAAAAGGCGCGCAAGCTGCTGGTCAGCGACAAGGTCGCCACCGTGTTCGGCTGCTGGACCTCGGCCTCGCGCAAGGCGGTGCTGCCGGTCTTCGAAAAGGAAAACGGCCTGTTGTACTACCCGACCTTCTACGAAGGGCTGGAGCAGTCCAAGAACGTCTTCTATACCGGCCAGGAGGCCACCCAGCAGATCCTCGCCAGCCTGAACTGGCTGCACGAGGAAAAGAAGGCCCGGACCTTCTACCTGGTCGGGTCCGACTACATCTGGCCGCGCACGTCGAACAAGATCGCGCGCAAGCACATCGAGAACGTGCTCAAGGGCGAGGTGGTGGGCGAGGAATACTACCCGTTGGGCCACACCCAATTCGGTTCGCTGATCAACAAGATCAAGCTGAAGAAGCCGGACGTGGTGTTCGCCGACGTGGTGGGCGGCAGCAACGTGTCCTTCTACAAGCAGTTGAAGGCCGCCGGCGTCACCTCGGACAAGCAGAAGCTGTTGACGATTTCCGTGACCGAGGACGAGCTGCTGGGCATCGGCGGCGAGAACGCCGAGGGCTTCTATTCCTGCATGAAGTACTTCCAGAGCCTGGACAACCCGAACAACAAGAAGTTCGTCGCCGCGTTCAAGGCCAAGTACGGCCCCAACGCCGTGATCGGCGACGTGACGCAGGCCGCCTACCTGGGGCCGTGGCTGTGGAAGATGGCGGTCGAGAAGGCCGGCAGCTTCGACGTCGACAAGGTCGTGGCGGCGGCGCCGAACCAGGAGTTCAAGGAAGCGCCGGAAGGCTACGTCAAGGTCGACCCCAACCATCACCTGTGGAGCCGCACGCGCGTGGGCCAGATCCGCAAGGACGGCCAGTTCGACGTGGTCTTCGAAACCAAGGACCTGATCAAGCCGGATCCCTTCCCCAAGGGTTATCAGTAA
- a CDS encoding ATP-binding protein — protein sequence MNTTREQRVDASATQRIVKVRRDYNTWVANETLEDYALRFTPLSFRKWSELRVANTALGAVSFLALEAIGGALALNYGFINAFWSIMAVSVLIFLTGLPIAYYAARHGLDMDLLTRGAGFGYIGSTITSLIYASFTFIFFALEAAIMALALELCTGLPLSLGYLACAVAIIPFVTYGITLINRLQAWTQPVWLLLLTLPYVFILAKDPGALAGLLDYAGRGGNGGHFDLLMFGAGVAVGAALITQIGEQVDFLRFLPARTATNRGRWWLALLCAGPGWIVPGAAKMLAGAFLAYLALGHGVPAAKAADPTKMYLVAFRYVFDHPAWALGAMTLFVVVSQVKINVTNAYAGSLAWSNFFARITHSHPGRVVWLVFNVLIAIGLMEMGVFDALEHVLAIFAHVAIAWIGALVADLVINKPLGLSPRGIEFRRAYLYDINPVGVGSMLLALILSLVAYAGAFGAVAEALSPFIALLAAFVTAPAIARATRGRYYLARRPHDFPDAAPRSETCGNRAASGAGASPRGLRCVICANIFEAQDMAQCPAYSGAICSLCCTLDARCQDRCKTGSRLQDQLGAALRGILPGAATPLFHTRLAHYLVAIGMIGGLLAAILSLIYYQEAVTFAQIGADTSALRSTFLKLFAALLLIGGVAAWWLVLTNESRQVAQEESDRQTNLLLREIEAHRRTDAQLQKAKEAAEAANLAKSRFMGGMSHELRAPLNSILGYAQILQRDAAMPAGRREAVDVIHRSGKHLIGLIDGLLDIARIEAGKLRLETADLRLPEFLDQIVKMFRPQTALKGLSFHYETAANLPKIVHIDEKRLRQILVNLMSNAVKFTRAGHVALRVRYASNMVQMEVEDSGAGIPAQDLERIFMPFERSWAADEQADTGTGLGLTICRMLTGIMGGELTVRSEVGRGSAFTLKLFLPEVRSPRSDLRPGGLVVGYAGERRGVLIVDDQPSQRRLLREMLEPLGFAIHEAANGQDCLARAHTLRPDLILMDISMPGLPGSEACRLLRDQGVGVPVIIVSANAYGLDPKEAMESGLTDWLVKPVNLDELLNKIGLHLKLEWVAQAPPPEPDAPDEARLRTVALARADAESLLELGAMGYIKGIFARLDEIRARAPHTAPLIDHLALLAKDFRLAEYNTLLKEYVQRHAASLR from the coding sequence ATGAACACGACAAGGGAACAACGCGTGGACGCCAGCGCAACCCAACGCATCGTCAAGGTCAGGCGCGACTACAACACGTGGGTCGCCAACGAGACCCTGGAGGACTACGCGCTGCGTTTCACGCCGCTGTCCTTCCGCAAGTGGTCCGAGCTCCGCGTCGCCAACACCGCCCTGGGCGCCGTCTCCTTCCTGGCGCTGGAGGCCATCGGCGGCGCGCTGGCCTTGAACTACGGCTTCATCAACGCCTTCTGGTCCATCATGGCGGTGTCGGTGCTGATCTTCCTGACGGGCCTGCCCATCGCCTACTACGCCGCCCGCCACGGCCTGGACATGGACCTGCTGACGCGCGGCGCCGGCTTCGGCTACATCGGCTCGACCATCACGTCGCTGATCTACGCGTCCTTCACCTTCATCTTCTTCGCGCTGGAGGCGGCCATCATGGCGCTGGCGCTGGAGCTGTGCACGGGACTGCCGTTATCGCTGGGCTACCTGGCCTGCGCGGTGGCCATCATCCCTTTCGTCACCTACGGCATCACGCTGATCAACCGCCTGCAGGCCTGGACGCAGCCGGTGTGGCTGCTGCTGCTGACGCTCCCGTATGTCTTCATCCTCGCCAAGGATCCCGGCGCCCTTGCCGGCCTGCTCGACTACGCCGGCCGCGGCGGCAACGGCGGCCACTTCGACCTGCTGATGTTCGGCGCCGGCGTGGCCGTGGGCGCGGCGCTGATCACGCAGATCGGCGAACAGGTCGACTTCCTGCGGTTCCTGCCCGCCCGGACGGCCACCAACCGCGGGCGCTGGTGGCTGGCCCTGCTGTGCGCCGGCCCGGGCTGGATCGTCCCGGGCGCGGCCAAGATGCTGGCCGGCGCCTTCCTGGCCTACCTGGCGCTGGGCCACGGGGTGCCGGCGGCCAAGGCGGCCGACCCGACCAAGATGTACCTGGTGGCCTTCCGCTACGTCTTCGACCATCCGGCCTGGGCGCTGGGCGCGATGACGCTGTTCGTGGTGGTGTCGCAGGTGAAGATCAACGTCACCAACGCCTACGCCGGCTCGCTGGCCTGGTCCAATTTCTTCGCCCGCATCACCCACAGCCACCCCGGCCGCGTGGTGTGGCTGGTGTTCAACGTGCTGATCGCCATCGGCCTGATGGAGATGGGCGTGTTCGACGCGCTCGAGCACGTGCTGGCCATCTTCGCGCACGTCGCCATCGCGTGGATAGGCGCGCTGGTGGCGGACCTGGTGATCAACAAGCCGCTAGGCCTGAGCCCGCGCGGCATCGAATTCCGGCGCGCCTATCTGTACGACATCAATCCGGTGGGCGTGGGCAGCATGCTGCTGGCCCTGATCCTGTCGCTGGTGGCCTACGCCGGCGCGTTCGGCGCGGTGGCCGAGGCCCTCTCGCCCTTCATCGCGCTGCTGGCGGCGTTCGTCACCGCGCCGGCGATCGCCCGCGCCACGCGCGGCCGCTACTATCTGGCGCGCCGGCCGCATGACTTCCCGGATGCCGCGCCCCGCTCGGAAACGTGCGGCAACCGCGCCGCCAGCGGCGCGGGCGCATCGCCGCGCGGCCTGCGCTGCGTCATCTGCGCCAACATCTTCGAAGCGCAGGACATGGCGCAATGCCCGGCCTACAGCGGCGCCATCTGCTCCCTGTGCTGCACGCTGGACGCCCGCTGCCAGGACCGCTGCAAGACCGGATCGCGCCTGCAGGACCAACTGGGCGCCGCGTTGCGCGGCATCCTGCCCGGCGCCGCCACGCCGCTGTTCCATACCCGCCTGGCGCACTACCTGGTGGCGATCGGCATGATAGGCGGGCTGCTCGCCGCCATCCTGTCGCTCATCTATTACCAGGAAGCCGTCACCTTCGCGCAGATCGGCGCCGACACCTCGGCGCTGCGCTCGACCTTCCTCAAATTGTTCGCCGCGCTGCTGCTGATCGGCGGCGTGGCCGCGTGGTGGCTGGTGCTGACCAACGAGAGCCGCCAGGTGGCGCAGGAGGAATCCGATCGCCAGACCAACCTGCTGCTGCGGGAAATCGAGGCCCACCGCCGGACCGACGCCCAGTTGCAAAAGGCCAAGGAGGCGGCCGAGGCCGCCAACCTCGCCAAGAGCCGCTTCATGGGCGGAATGAGCCATGAACTGCGCGCGCCGCTGAACAGCATCCTGGGCTACGCGCAGATCCTGCAGCGCGACGCCGCCATGCCGGCCGGCCGGCGCGAGGCCGTCGACGTCATCCACCGCAGCGGCAAGCATCTCATCGGCCTGATCGACGGCCTGCTGGACATCGCCCGCATCGAGGCCGGCAAGCTGCGCCTGGAAACCGCCGACCTGCGCCTGCCGGAATTCCTCGACCAGATCGTCAAGATGTTCCGGCCGCAGACCGCCCTGAAGGGACTGTCCTTCCACTACGAGACGGCCGCCAACCTGCCCAAGATCGTCCACATCGACGAGAAGCGCCTGCGCCAGATCCTCGTCAACCTGATGAGCAATGCCGTGAAGTTCACCCGCGCCGGCCACGTGGCCTTGCGCGTGCGCTATGCCTCCAACATGGTGCAGATGGAAGTGGAGGACAGCGGGGCCGGCATTCCGGCGCAGGACCTGGAGCGCATCTTCATGCCCTTCGAGCGCAGTTGGGCGGCCGACGAGCAGGCCGACACCGGCACCGGACTGGGCCTGACCATCTGCCGCATGCTGACCGGCATCATGGGCGGCGAGCTCACCGTGCGCAGCGAGGTCGGCCGGGGCAGCGCCTTCACCCTCAAGCTGTTCCTGCCGGAAGTGCGTTCGCCGCGCAGCGACCTGCGGCCCGGCGGCCTGGTGGTCGGCTACGCCGGGGAGCGGCGCGGCGTGCTGATCGTCGACGACCAGCCGTCGCAGCGCCGCCTGCTGCGCGAGATGCTGGAGCCGCTGGGCTTCGCCATCCACGAGGCGGCCAACGGCCAGGACTGCCTGGCCCGCGCGCACACGCTGCGGCCGGACCTGATCCTGATGGACATCTCCATGCCCGGCCTGCCGGGCTCGGAGGCATGCCGCCTGCTGCGCGACCAGGGGGTAGGCGTGCCGGTCATCATCGTATCGGCCAACGCCTATGGACTCGATCCCAAGGAAGCGATGGAATCGGGCCTGACCGACTGGCTGGTCAAGCCGGTCAACCTGGATGAGCTGCTCAACAAGATCGGCCTGCACCTGAAACTGGAGTGGGTGGCGCAGGCGCCGCCGCCCGAGCCCGACGCGCCCGACGAGGCGCGGCTGCGCACGGTGGCGCTGGCGCGCGCCGATGCCGAGTCCCTGCTGGAACTGGGCGCCATGGGCTACATCAAGGGCATATTCGCCCGCCTGGACGAGATCCGCGCGCGCGCCCCGCATACCGCGCCGCTGATCGACCATCTGGCCCTGCTGGCCAAGGATTTCCGGCTGGCCGAATACAACACCCTGTTGAAGGAATACGTACAGCGCCATGCCGCAAGCCTCCGATAA
- a CDS encoding response regulator transcription factor, with protein sequence MPQASDKKLVMLVDDTPDNLKMLSDALDEAGYIVVVATDGASALERLDFVLPDIVLMDALMPVMDGFEACRRIKAHPAAGHVPVVFMTGLTEPEHVVRGFQAGGIDYVTKPIDTEVVLARLEAHLRNARIMSVAMNAMDAVANAVVVLDAQGQVTWKTSKARLWLREYFGQPEDAAGLAPALSEWIVRQLQRPPGREPAVFAVASPAVGDAVGQAPGAALPAGRRELRLRLTASRKAGEYVLLMDERELPADAADTLAAAYQLTLREREVLLWLAKGKTNRDIGDILGMAPRTVNKHLEHVYVKLGVETRAAATALVLTHMHRGGKDAA encoded by the coding sequence ATGCCGCAAGCCTCCGATAAAAAGCTGGTGATGCTGGTCGACGACACGCCCGACAACCTGAAGATGCTGTCGGACGCGCTGGACGAGGCCGGCTATATCGTGGTCGTCGCCACGGACGGCGCGTCGGCGCTGGAGCGGCTGGACTTCGTGCTGCCGGACATCGTGCTGATGGACGCCCTCATGCCCGTGATGGACGGCTTCGAGGCCTGCCGCCGCATCAAGGCCCATCCTGCCGCGGGCCACGTGCCGGTGGTGTTCATGACCGGCCTCACCGAGCCCGAACACGTGGTGCGCGGTTTCCAGGCCGGCGGCATCGACTATGTGACCAAGCCCATCGACACGGAAGTCGTGCTGGCGCGCCTGGAAGCGCATCTGCGCAACGCGCGCATCATGTCGGTGGCGATGAATGCCATGGACGCGGTCGCCAACGCGGTGGTGGTGCTGGACGCGCAGGGCCAGGTGACGTGGAAAACCAGCAAGGCGCGGCTATGGCTGCGTGAATACTTCGGCCAGCCCGAGGATGCCGCGGGCCTCGCGCCGGCGCTGTCGGAATGGATCGTCCGGCAACTGCAACGGCCGCCGGGCCGGGAGCCCGCGGTATTCGCCGTGGCCTCGCCCGCAGTTGGCGACGCCGTCGGCCAGGCGCCTGGGGCCGCCCTCCCCGCCGGCCGCCGGGAATTGCGGCTGCGGCTGACGGCCTCGCGCAAGGCGGGCGAATACGTGCTGCTGATGGACGAGCGCGAATTGCCCGCCGACGCCGCCGATACGCTGGCGGCCGCCTACCAGTTGACCCTGCGCGAACGGGAAGTGCTGCTGTGGCTGGCCAAGGGCAAGACCAACCGGGACATCGGCGATATCCTGGGCATGGCCCCGCGCACGGTGAACAAGCATCTGGAACATGTCTACGTGAAGCTGGGCGTCGAGACGCGGGCCGCGGCGACGGCGCTGGTGCTGACGCACATGCACAGGGGCGGCAAGGACGCCGCCTAG